In Pan troglodytes isolate AG18354 chromosome 20, NHGRI_mPanTro3-v2.0_pri, whole genome shotgun sequence, the genomic window CTGTTAACCTGCTTCCCCAACCCCCAGCTCTCAGCAGCTCTGTTCCCCACCCACCATCTTGGTTCTCATAGTCAACAGCTGGGCCATCTCCAATGGGGGTCACGTAGTTCTCTTCCTGGTTCGGTAGTGGGGGCAGTGGGGGCAGCTTGTCCTGGCTAGACACAGGCACAGACGCAGGTGACAGCGGCTTGGGGCCACCTGTGCAGGGTGCAGGACCTGATGGGGAAACGTGGTCACTGTCAAGACCCATGTCATACAGGGACACCTTGCAGGTTGGGGGGGGGGGTCTGTGTGCATGCCTGGAGACAggcatgtgtctctgtgtgtctgtgtgtgtgcccatGTATAAGTCTGtgtctgggccgggcgtggtggctcacgcctgtaatcccagcactttgggaggccagggtgggcggatcacctgaggtcaggggttcaagaccagcctggccaatatggtgaaaccccgtctctactaaaaatacaaaaattagcttggcgtggtggtaggctcctgtaatcgcagctactcggggctgaggcaggagaatcgcttgaacctgggagggagaggttgcagtgagccgagattgcgccactgcactccagcccgggtgacagagcaagactccgtctcaaaaaaaaaaagtctttgtgtGGCATACAAGTGTACACTAATTGAATCTGGATAAGTTAAAGTGCAAGGTTTGTACACACCTgttgtgtgtatacgtgtgtgacTGCACGCCTGCTGAGGTGGCTGCATTAGTCCTTGTCTACATGAGTGCGTTTTGCCCGTGTATCTACACGTATCCGAGTTTGTGCCGGTGCACGGACATATCTGCATTTATGTGTACACATGTGATTGTGGCATGACACAGGTGTATCTGTGCTACATAGCATGTGTATGTGACTGGAATTGGGGCACACGTGTACTTATGCATGTGTGATCTGTTGTGCCCGCACAAGTGTGTGTCACCTTCTGGCTAGGCAGGTGGCCACAGTTGCATGGATCATGCATGTGtaatgtgtgtgtggatgtggcaCTTGGGGGTCCTTGCATACGCCCAGACCAGGGAAGACCAGACAACCCACGCTACATTCCTTTCTAGTGTgttctctgcctcctcttcccaCTCCATAAACAGGACCGATTTCCACCTCTTTCCCAACACCCACCCGGATTCTCAGTCCCTGTGGGGCTACTGCTTGTCCGGGTGTACCCTCTGACCCCTCAATGCACATTTCTACCTAAGGAGATCCTTTGGGACCATCTGCAAAGACCCACTCTTCTGGGAAGCTTTCCCTGCTCTGCCCCCATCTTCTCCCGAACTCTAGGCGCCTCCCCGGAGCCCAGGTTTTTCCTCCACCCCAAATTCAACCCTACAGGATGAGAGTGTCTGTGTTTAGCTCTGTCCCAAGCTGGgacccccgccccctccccccccacacacaccctgacGGCAGGGTCTGAGTCATTTCTGTCCCTGCAACTTTGGGAACATCAGATGCAGGAGGTGCAGCCACCAAACTGACTGAGGGGGCGTGGCTGAATGCGGGGTCCTCGatccctcccacctcggcccgCGGGAAGGGGGCGTCACCTGGGCCCGGAGCGGAGGGCGCCACCCACACATTCTCGCCATTCTCCTTATCGGCTTCCACGTAGCCTGGAACAGAGAGGGCGGCCTGGAGGAAGCGCGGCGGCCAGGGGCGGCCCGGTCCGTCCGAGCGGGGGCGGGAGAGGTGAGCACTGGGCCCCCGAACTCCCCGAAGGCGCACCCACCTAGCACCTTCTCGTAGTCCTCGTCTAACAGGAATGGCACCAGCGCCTTTTTGGTATGCGACACGAAATAGTTGACCACGGCGTCCAGGGAGGTGCAAGAGAACTGGGGGCAGATGGGGGAGCGGTCAGGCTGCTGGAGAAGGGACGCGGACCCCACAAAGGCACTTCTAGGGACTCTGGCCCAACGCTCACCGGCTGTTCCACATCGATCACGTACTTGGGGCCCTCCCGCTTCACCTTGTAATGCCGGACCACGTGCGTCCTGCACCAGGAGAAAGCAAGTGAGTGGCTCAGCCCAGGCTCCCACACCGCCCCTCAGGGAAGGCCCCGCCCCAACTCCAGGCTCCGCCTCCAACAGAAACAGGTCCATACTGGCTCCGCCCCCACAGAAGGCCCCGCCACTGACTGGTTCCACCCCATAAAGGACCTAAGCCCCGTTGACCTCCCGGAGCACTGACTGCCCGATCCCAGCACTGCTCCCAGCGGGGACCAGGCCCGACCGACCCACTCCCACAGAAGACCCCACCTCTAGTCTTGGCACCACCTCCAGCGAGGGACCAGGCCAGACTGACAACACCCTAGGAAAGGTCCGCCCCTAATTCTGGCACCGCGCCTAGGGAGAACCAGGCCCTAAAGACCCTGCCCCAGGTAGGCCCCGCCCCCTGTAATGGCTCCACCCCCAGGCACCGACTCTACCTTCTACATCGCCTTGCCCAACCCTGGACTGGGCTTGAGAATTTGGCATAAGGCTCTGACTTCGCCCCCAGGGTGGCTCCGCCTCCATAGCCCTACTCAACTTCCAAAAAGGATCACGGCCATGACTCCCCCCGTAGATCCTGACTCTGCCCAAAGAGCCCATTCCCATCCCTGGATTTGACTTCATCCCCTCCAGTGGCCCAGACCTGGCCCCTGCGTACCTGACGTTCCGGAGGGGCCGATCCTAACCTAGGAGTCTGACTCCACCTACAGGGAGTCCCAGCTCCTAACCCAAGACCTGGCTCTTCCTGCAAAGGAGTCGGCCTGGGCTCTACCTTCTTCCCTAGGCATTAACCCCATACCTGGGGCAAGGCCAGCCTCAGGATCCCACGACCCCGGAGCTCTGATCCCGCCCCCAGCCCTCCCTGCCCAGCTCTGACTCCGCCTCCATGCTCCCCTGCCTAGCATTGactccacccctcccccagcccgcCCACCCCAGCTCTGACTCCGCCCCAACACGCCCAGCGTAGCTCTGACTCCGCCCCCATGCTCCCCTGCCTAGCATTGACTCCACCCTCCCCCAGCCCGCCCGCCCCAGCTCTGACTCCGCCCCAACACGCCCAGCGTAGCTCTGACTCCGCCACCAGTGTACTCTGCTCAGCTCTGACTCCACCCGCCCCAGCTCGCCCAGCCCAGCTCTGACCCCTCCcccaatccgcccacctcagctctGACTCCTCCCCCAATCCGCCCAGCTCAGCTCTGACTCCGTCCCCAGACGCCCCTCTCGGCTCTGGCTCCGTCCCTGGGCCTACCCACTAGCGGGTCGGACTCCGCCCCTGCTTCTGACCACGCCCCCGCGcccaccctcttcccaccctcctcccacccagggCTCTCCAGATGCGCATGCGCACCCGTTGTGCATCTGCCGCGTGGTGACCGACACGCCGTCAGCGCCGTCCCCGCTGGGCCGCAGCAGCAGGTTCCCGCACTCGGGGTAGCGCTCCAGGAGCAGTTGTGCCTCCAGCCGGCTCACCTTCAGGAAGCAACTGTGGCGGGCCGCGTCACCCACTCGGGACCCCGGAGACCAAGTCCGCTCTTCCGCACGTAAACCCTGCCTCCTCTGAGACCCAGCCCCATCCCCGTCCCCTAGGCCCAGGAGACCTTGCCCTGCTCTCCAGACCCAGGCCCCTCCCACGGAGACCCAGTCCGGCCTTCCAGGCTCCtagtttttgtggggttttttggtttttttttgagacagggtttcgctcttgttgcccaggctggagtgcaatggcgctatctcggctcaccgcaacctccgcctcccgggttcaagcgattccccttcctcagcctcctgagtagctgggattacaggcatgcgccaccaggcccggctaatttttgtatttttagtagagacgggatttctccatgttggtcaggctggtctcaaactccctacctcaggtgatccgcccgcctcggcttcccaaggtgctgggattacaggcgtgagccactgcatctggccgggttttttgttttttttttcattagagatggggtctcgctatgttgcccaggctgggtctcGAACTGGGTaaaagcaatcctcccgcctcgacctcccaaaacgctgagatgacaggcgcgagccaccgcggcCAGCCAGGCTCTTAATTCTGGCCCCGGAGATGCAGCTCCAACCCCTAGGGAGACCCAGCCCTGCCTCGTAGGCACCTAGAGCCTCCCCTGGAGATCCTGTCCCGCCCTCCAAACACCTAGACCTTACCCTGGAGGCCCTGCCCGCCTCCCTAATCACCAAGAACCGCCCACAAAGACGATGCTCCGCCCCCCCACCCAGGCCCCGCCTCTAGGGTCCCGGCTACCCTCTCCGACAAATAACTCCTCCCCGGAGACGAAGCATCACCTTCTAGACACCTAGACTGACCACCCCCAGACCCTGTCCCTACTCCTCAGGCCTAGGCCCCGCCACTGAAGACCTTACCAGTCCTCTAGGCCCCTAGACCCGCTCCTGGAGAtcctgccctgcctcccagcaTGGGCCAtaactccccctccccctcccccacccccagccccaatGCAGTCCTCATGCAAAATCCAAGACCCAACTCCAGGGGACCCAACTCACCGCCCACCCTCAGCCACACAACCACCTCCCATCCCCATCCTGCAGCCCCTCGGGACAGGCGGGACACTCACGAGGGTGTCTCCAGTGCACGGCGCGCCTCCTCTTTGGCCAAGACTTCAGACATCATGTATAGGTGCCCAGGAAGCAGGGTCAAGTCGGTCGGGACACGGAGCTGAGGGGCGATCGAGGGACAGtgactgcacctggccagccGAGAATGGACGGCTGTGCCCAAGTCACAGAGTGGCAAATTGAGGCCAGAGCTCAGAGCAATGAACTCTGACACCTTAGGGGGCAAAGAGGGCTTCGAGAGGGTTGCAGAGGAGTGTTGCATGAGAGTAGATGctggggccaggcttggtggctcacgcctgtaattccagcactttgggaggccgaggcgggcagatcacctaaggtcaggagttcgagaccaacctgggcaacatggcgaaaccccgtttgtactaaaaatacaaaaaattagccgggcgtggtggcagacacctgtaatcccagctgctcgggaggctggcgcaggagaatcacttgaacctgggaaggcggaggctgcagtgagccaagatcacgccattgcactccagcctgggtgacagagtgagactccgttccctgctcccccaccccaccaaaaaaaaaaaaaaaagtagatgctGGAATCTAGGGTCTCAAACTAAAGTCTGCAagggccaggcaggtctcaaactcaaTGGCCTGCCAGGGTGAGGCAGGAAACAGGGAAATCAGAGGGAAATCAGGAAGGTAGACTAAAATTCGCAGTTGATAAATGatgtcagctatttttttttttttttttttttttgagatggagtttagttctgtcaccaagctggagtgcagtggcgtgatcttggctcactgcaacctccaactcccgggttcaagccattctcctgcctcagcctcccgagtagctggaattacaggctcccgccaccacgcccagctaatttttgtgtttttagtagagacagggtttcaccgtgttggccaggatggtcttgatcttctgacctcatgatctgccagcctcggcctcccaaagtgctgggattacaggcgtgagccaccacgcctggccaatgtcagctaatttttaaaaatttagcactctgtggccaggcatggtggctcacatctataatcctatcactttgggaggccaaggagggtggatcgcttgagcatagaagttggagaccagcccgggcaacatagtgagaccctgctctacaaaaaaatttttaaattagtcagatgtggtagtgtgtgtctgtatcccagctacttgggaggctgaggcaggaggactgcttgagcctgggagttggaggctgcagtgagctatgatcacaccactgcactccagcctgggcaacagagagagaccttgtctcaaaaaaataaaataagaaatacagctggtcgctgtggctcacgcctgtaatcccagcactttgagtggccaaggcgggcagatgactcaaggtcagttcgagaccagcctggccaacagggtgaaaccccacgtatactaaaaatacaaaaattagccaggcgtggtggcggacgcctgtaatcccagctactcgggaggctgagtcacaagaattgcttgaaccggggaggcagaggttgcagtgagctgagaacgtgccattgcactccaacctgggcaacagagtgagacttagtctcaaaaaaataaaacaaaattttggccaggcgcggtggctcatgcctgtcatcccagcactttgggaggctgaggcgggcggatcacgaggtcaggagacagagaccatcctggctaacacggtgaaaccccgtctctactgaaaatccaaaaaaattagccgggcgtggtggcgggcgcctgtagtcccagctactcgggaggctgaggcacgagaatggcgtgaacccaggaggcggagcttgcagtgagccgagatcgcaccactgcactccagcctgggtgacagagcgagactccgtctcaaaaaaaggaaaaaagaaagaaagaaaaaggaagcttTTTGAGGAGATCTGGAGAATGGGAGAGAGGGTGCAGAGAGCCACTACTCTTACCTCCACCACCGTTAAGATGAAGCCTTTCCACATTTCCCGACACTCCAAGGTCTCTACCTGgggaacaaaagaaaggaaagaatccaTGTCAGTGAGCCTCAGTCTACTCATCAATGAAATTGGACTAGGGAAGAGTCCCTGCTTCAAagggctgttttctttttcctttttcttctttttttttttttttttttttgagatggagtctcattcttctgtcgcccaggctggagtacagtggcgcgatctcagctcactgcaacctccacctcccaggttcaagcgattctcctgcctcagcctcctgagtagctgggactacaggcatgcaccacctcgcccagctttttttttttctcttagacatgagggtctcactttgttgccaggctggtcttgaactcctgggcccaagctatccttctgccttggtgtcccaaagtgctcagattacaggcatgagccaccatgcctggctgatattatgatttttgatgttattatatcaacatttgaaaaacatagatcaggctggatgcagtggctcactcaagcctgtaatcgcagcactttgggaggtcgaggcgggaggatcacttgagcctaggggttcaagaccagactgggtaacatagcgagccccctgtctctacaaaaaaataaaatattagccaggcatagtggcatgtgcttggctgaggtaggaggatcgcttgagcccgggaggtcgaggctgcagtgagctatgatctcactactgcactccagcctgggcgacgagcaagaccctgtctcaaaataaaataataaataaaataaaataatagaaaaacataGATCAGTTCCCAGACCTCTCATGCTCTAAACCCTCCCATAGGCCAGCCaccgtgactcatgcctgta contains:
- the STAP2 gene encoding signal-transducing adaptor protein 2 isoform X4, with the protein product MASALRPPRVPKPKGVLPSHYYESFLEKKGPCDRDYKKFWAGLQGLTIYFYNSNRDFQHVEKLNLGAFEKLTDEIPWGSSRDPGTHFSLILRNQEIKFKVETLECREMWKGFILTVVELRVPTDLTLLPGHLYMMSEVLAKEEARRALETPSTHVVRHYKVKREGPKYVIDVEQPFSCTSLDAVVNYFVSHTKKALVPFLLDEDYEKVLGYVEADKENGENVWVAPSAPGPGPAPCTGGPKPLSPASVPVSSQDKLPPLPPLPNQEENYVTPIGDGPAVDYENQDVASSSWPVILKPKKLPKPPAKLPKPPVGPKPEPKVFNGGLARKLPVSSAQPLFPTAGLADMTAELQKKLEKRRALEH
- the STAP2 gene encoding signal-transducing adaptor protein 2 isoform X2 — its product is MASALRPPRVPKPKGVLPSHYYESFLEKKGPCDRDYKKFWAGLQGLTIYFYNSNRDFQHVEKLNLGAFEKLTDEIPWGSSRDPGTHFSLILRNQEIKFKVETLECREMWKGFILTVVELRVPTDLTLLPGHLYMMSEVLAKEEARRALETPSCFLKVSRLEAQLLLERYPECGNLLLRPSGDGADGVSVTTRQMHNGTHVVRHYKVKREGPKYVIDVEQPFSCTSLDAVVNYFVSHTKKALVPFLLDEDYEKVLGYVEADKENGENVWVAPSAPGPGPAPCTGGPKPLSPASVPVSSQDKLPPLPPLPNQEENYVTPIGDGPAVDYENQDVASSSWPVILKPKKLPKPPAKLPKPPVGPKPEPKVFNGGLARKLPVSSAQPLFPTAGLADMTAELQKKLEKRRALEH
- the STAP2 gene encoding signal-transducing adaptor protein 2 isoform X3, whose protein sequence is MASALRPPRVPKPKGVLPSHYYESFLEKKGPCDRDYKKFWAGLQGLTIYFYNSNRDFQHVEKLNLGAFEKLTDEIPWGSSRDPGTHFSLILRNQEIKFKVETLECREMWKGFILTVVELRVPTDLTLLPGHLYMMSEVLAKEEARRALETPSTHVVRHYKVKREGPKYVIDVEQPFSCTSLDAVVNYFVSHTKKALVPFLLDEDYEKVLGYVEADKENGENVWVAPSAPGPGPAPCTGGPKPLSPASVPVSSQDKLPPLPPLPNQEENYVTPIGDGPAVDYENQDVASSSWPVILKPKKLPKPPAKLPKPPVGPKPEPKVFNGGLARKLPVSSAQPLFPTAGLADMTAELQKKLEKRRALEH
- the STAP2 gene encoding signal-transducing adaptor protein 2 isoform X1, which codes for MASALRPPRVPKPKGVLPSHYYESFLEKKGPCDRDYKKFWAGLQGLTIYFYNSNRDFQHVEKLNLGAFEKLTDEIPWGSSRDPGTHFSLILRNQEIKFKVETLECREMWKGFILTVVELRVPTDLTLLPGHLYMMSEVLAKEEARRALETPSCFLKVSRLEAQLLLERYPECGNLLLRPSGDGADGVSVTTRQMHNGTHVVRHYKVKREGPKYVIDVEQPFSCTSLDAVVNYFVSHTKKALVPFLLDEDYEKVLGYVEADKENGENVWVAPSAPGPGPAPCTGGPKPLSPASVPVSSQDKLPPLPPLPNQEENYVTPIGDGPAVDYENQDVASSSWPVILKPKKLPKPPAKLPKPPVGPKPEPKVFNGGLARKLPVSSAQPLFPTAGLADMTAELQKKLEKRRALEH